From one Lycium ferocissimum isolate CSIRO_LF1 chromosome 7, AGI_CSIRO_Lferr_CH_V1, whole genome shotgun sequence genomic stretch:
- the LOC132061935 gene encoding nucleoside hydrolase 3-like produces the protein MKDKEKMLFLGFLHRIVFMILLFVATFYHGVEGVDRPHRILLDTDVDTDDFFALLYLLKLNRSEMDLKAITISTNGWTSAAHAVNQVYDMLYMMGRDDIAVGVGGEGGILPNGTILPDVGGYLPIIDQGNGTDGYCRYRQAIPMGLGGRLDIDSNYGFRKSFLPQGKRQYSPLRQPTAQQVMIKTISSGPTVVFLIGSHTNFALFILRNPHLKKNVEHIYIMGGGVRSQNPTGCCPKNSTSSCQPRQCGDHGNLFTDYTSNPYAEFNLFMDPFAAYQVIHSGIPVTLVPLDATNTIPITEKFFETFEKNQHTYEAQYCFKSLKIARDTWFDDQFYTSYFMWDSFMCGIAASIMRKQHNHQGENEFAEMEYINITVVTSNMPYGISDGSNPFFDGRKTPKFNLERNGVHSGHVQTRLRDPFCVAKNGRGRCQDGYTKEVTGPGGVPVLVAVRAKPNRNASSL, from the exons ATGAAGGACAAAGAGAAGATGTTGTTTCTAGGATTTTTACATAGAATTGTTTTCATGATTTTGCTATTCGTGGCAACTTTCTACCATGGGGTAGAGGGTGTTGATCGCCCTCATCGAATTCTTTTGGATACAGATGTGGATACTGATGATTTCTTTGCTCTTTTATACCTTTTGAAGCTTAACCGATCCGAAATGGACTTGAAG GCAATAACTATTAGCACAAATGGATGGACTAGTGCAGCGCACGCTGTAAATCAAGTGTATGACATGCTATACATGATGGGGCGTGACGATATTGCTGTTGGTGTGGGAGGTGAAGGTGGAATACTTCCTAATGGTACCATTCTGCCAGATGTTGGTGGATATCTCCCTATAATTGACCAG GGAAATGGTACAGATGGATATTGTAGATATAGACAAGCTATACCTATGGGTCTTGGAGGACGCTTGGACATCGACTCAAATTATGGATTCCGAAAGAGCTTCCTTCCACAG GGCAAGAGACAGTATTCACCTCTTCGACAGCCAACAGCTCAGCAAGTAATGATTAAAACAATTTCTTCTGGGCCAACTGTAGTTTTTCTCATTGGATCACATACAAATTTTGcactatttatactaagaaatccacatttaaagaaaaatgttgaGCATATTTACATAATGGGAGGTGGTGTAAGGTCACAAAATCCTACAGGTTGTTGCCCAAAGAACTCGACCTCTTCTTGCCAACCTCGACAGTGTGGTGACCATGGCAATTTATTCACAGATTACACAAGCAACCCTTATGCAGAATTCAATTTGTTTATGGATCCTTTTGCTGCTTACCAG GTAATTCATTCTGGTATTCCAGTTACTCTTGTCCCATTGGACGCCACAAATACCATTCCCATAACTGAAAAGTTTTTTGAGACCTTTGAGAAGAATCAACATACATATGAGGCACAGTACTGTTTTAAGTCCCTGAAAATTGCTCGTGATACTTGGTTCGATGACCAATTCTATACG AGTTACTTCATGTGGGACTCATTTATGTGTGGAATAGCTGCTTCAATCATGAGGAAACAGCACAACCACCAAGGAGAAAATGAATTTGCAGAAATGGAGTATATCAATATTACTGTGGTTACTTCAAATATGCCATACGGGATATCTGATGGATCAAATCCATTTTTTGATGGACGTAAAACTcccaagttcaacttggaaAGAAATGGAGTTCACAGTGGTCATGTTCAGACTAGACTTCGTGATCCATTTTGTGTAGCCAAGAATGGGAGGGGCAGATGCCAG GATGGTTATACAAAAGAAGTTACTGGGCCAGGAGGAGTGCCTGTTCTTGTTGCTGTAAGAGCAAAACCTAATCGAAATGCTAGCAGCTTA